A section of the Pseudomonas prosekii genome encodes:
- the algG gene encoding mannuronan 5-epimerase AlgG, whose amino-acid sequence MTHPKRGSITLLAGAMLLASSVAFANAEPVAPAAKGQPSTVAKGLQQAKTYTVSSAPTAPLDLEKPKLPDTSGYTAEAIAAKVVRTQPGKVSVRRMMQEDALKDFIGGDNKMAEWVVRQHGIPQAIFVDDGYMNLQDLAKKLPKQYFSETSPGVFLAKLPIVVGRKGILEIDQKTQELRLSQEAGSFLVNDGQLFVRDTKITGWSEKNNGPAAFKSPKEFRPFLLSWGGTETYIANSKIASFGYANSKSYGVSISQYTPNMAKVLKRPEPTGWIVGSEFSDMWYGFYCYETRDFVVKGNTYKDNIVYGIDPHDRSHGLIIADNTVHGTKKKHGIIISREVNDSFIFNNRSYDNKLSGLVIDRNSVNNIIAYNEIYKNHTDGITLYESGDNLLWGNKVISNKRHGIRIRNSVNIRLYENLAMANGLTGVYGHIKDLSDTDRDIKLDPFDAQVSLIVVGGELAGNGSGPLSIDSPLSVELYRVSMLAPTKSSGISFNGILGERQDEILDLLVRQQKAVLIDPVERQTELQD is encoded by the coding sequence ATGACCCATCCGAAGAGAGGCTCGATCACGTTGCTGGCCGGCGCGATGCTGCTGGCCAGTTCGGTCGCCTTTGCCAACGCCGAGCCGGTTGCGCCTGCTGCAAAAGGCCAACCGAGCACCGTGGCCAAGGGACTTCAGCAAGCCAAGACCTACACCGTCAGCAGCGCCCCGACCGCGCCGCTGGACTTGGAAAAGCCAAAATTGCCGGACACTTCCGGCTACACCGCCGAAGCGATTGCCGCGAAAGTCGTGCGCACCCAGCCGGGCAAAGTCAGCGTGCGCCGGATGATGCAGGAAGACGCGTTGAAGGACTTTATCGGCGGCGATAACAAGATGGCCGAGTGGGTGGTGCGTCAGCACGGCATCCCGCAGGCGATCTTCGTCGACGACGGTTACATGAACCTGCAAGACCTGGCGAAGAAGCTGCCCAAGCAGTACTTCAGCGAAACCTCGCCGGGCGTCTTCCTGGCGAAGTTGCCGATTGTCGTAGGGCGCAAAGGCATCCTCGAAATCGACCAGAAAACCCAGGAACTGCGCTTGTCGCAAGAAGCCGGTTCGTTCCTGGTCAACGACGGCCAGTTGTTCGTGCGTGACACCAAAATCACTGGGTGGAGCGAGAAGAACAACGGCCCGGCGGCGTTCAAGTCGCCGAAGGAATTCCGTCCGTTCCTGCTGTCCTGGGGCGGCACCGAAACCTACATCGCCAACAGCAAGATCGCCAGTTTCGGCTACGCCAACAGTAAGTCCTACGGCGTGAGTATTTCGCAGTACACGCCGAACATGGCCAAGGTGCTCAAGCGTCCTGAACCGACTGGCTGGATCGTCGGCTCCGAGTTCTCGGACATGTGGTACGGCTTCTACTGCTACGAAACCCGCGACTTCGTGGTCAAGGGCAACACCTACAAAGACAACATCGTCTACGGCATTGACCCGCACGACCGTTCGCACGGGCTGATCATCGCTGACAACACCGTTCACGGGACCAAGAAGAAGCACGGGATCATCATTTCCCGTGAGGTCAACGACAGCTTCATCTTCAACAACCGCAGCTACGACAACAAATTGTCGGGCCTGGTGATCGACCGTAACAGCGTCAACAACATCATTGCCTACAACGAGATCTACAAGAACCACACCGACGGCATCACCCTCTACGAGAGTGGCGACAACCTGTTGTGGGGCAACAAGGTGATCAGCAACAAGCGCCACGGCATCCGCATTCGTAACAGCGTGAACATTCGCCTCTACGAAAACCTCGCCATGGCCAACGGCTTGACCGGCGTCTACGGGCACATCAAGGACCTGAGCGACACCGACCGCGACATCAAGCTCGATCCGTTCGACGCCCAAGTGTCACTGATCGTGGTCGGCGGCGAACTGGCCGGCAATGGCAGCGGACCGCTGTCCATCGACTCGCCGCTGAGCGTCGAGTTGTATCGCGTGTCCATGCTCGCGCCGACCAAATCCAGCGGCATCAGCTTCAACGGGATTCTTGGCGAGCGCCAGGATGAAATTCTCGACCTGCTGGTGCGCCAGCAGAAAGCCGTGCTGATCGACCCTGTCGAACGCCAGACCGAATTGCAGGACTGA
- a CDS encoding alginate O-acetyltransferase: protein MHPHLIKLLSLSALTAGILAASGGARADDGEAVKAPNFTADPCCNLCPEAHDAKNYTTRYQQNFTTLVQAQGDWLFRTQEDLRTEFDTSPAGYKRMKELHDAFKSKGVELVVVYQPTRGLVNRNKLNPEDKAKFDFDKALKNYKTMLGRFAAMGYTVPDLSPLTNESLPDTLPAHDFYFRGDQHWTPYGAQRTAKIVGEQIKQMPAFADIPKREFESHKSGRMGKTGTLHNMAGQLCGTSYAVQYMDQFTTEPKGEAADGDLFGDSGNPEITLVGTSHSGKNYNFAGFLEEAIGADILNVAFPGGGLEGSMLQYLGSEEFQKKPPKILIWEFSPLYRLDQETIYRQMMALLDNGCEGKEAQMTGSKTLKPGKNELMVNSNNLNLQNGSHQVDIQFADASVKVLQATLWYMNGRHEDIKIEKPETSDTDGRFAFELRTDEDWASQNLLAVEVQGPEAGAAPQKVEAKICKRNVFPGAGQRTAQAGQ, encoded by the coding sequence ATGCACCCACACTTGATCAAATTACTCAGCCTGTCGGCCCTGACCGCCGGGATTCTCGCGGCCAGCGGCGGCGCCCGTGCCGACGATGGCGAGGCGGTCAAAGCACCGAACTTCACCGCCGACCCGTGCTGCAACCTGTGCCCGGAAGCCCACGACGCGAAAAACTACACCACCCGTTATCAGCAGAACTTCACCACGCTGGTACAGGCTCAGGGTGACTGGTTGTTCCGTACGCAAGAAGACTTGCGCACCGAGTTCGACACCTCCCCTGCCGGCTACAAACGCATGAAAGAACTGCACGATGCGTTCAAGAGCAAAGGCGTGGAGTTGGTGGTGGTTTATCAACCGACGCGTGGTCTGGTGAACCGCAACAAGCTCAATCCTGAAGACAAAGCCAAGTTCGATTTCGACAAGGCCTTGAAGAATTACAAGACCATGCTCGGCCGTTTCGCCGCCATGGGCTACACCGTGCCGGACCTGTCGCCGCTGACCAATGAGTCGCTGCCAGACACCTTGCCGGCGCACGATTTCTACTTCCGCGGCGACCAACACTGGACGCCATACGGCGCCCAGCGCACGGCGAAAATCGTCGGTGAGCAGATCAAGCAAATGCCGGCCTTTGCCGACATTCCGAAACGCGAATTCGAGAGCCACAAGTCGGGTCGCATGGGCAAGACCGGAACATTACACAACATGGCCGGTCAACTCTGTGGCACGAGCTACGCGGTCCAGTACATGGACCAGTTCACCACGGAGCCCAAGGGCGAAGCGGCCGATGGCGACTTGTTCGGTGACTCCGGTAATCCCGAGATCACCCTGGTCGGCACCAGCCACAGTGGCAAGAACTACAACTTCGCCGGTTTCCTCGAAGAGGCGATCGGTGCCGACATCCTCAACGTGGCATTCCCTGGCGGTGGCCTGGAAGGTTCGATGCTGCAGTACCTGGGCAGCGAAGAGTTCCAGAAGAAGCCGCCGAAAATCCTCATCTGGGAATTCTCGCCGCTCTATCGCCTCGACCAGGAAACCATCTATCGCCAAATGATGGCGTTGCTCGACAACGGCTGCGAAGGCAAAGAAGCACAAATGACCGGCAGCAAAACCTTGAAGCCAGGCAAAAACGAATTGATGGTCAACAGCAACAACCTGAACCTGCAAAACGGCAGCCACCAGGTCGACATCCAGTTTGCCGATGCGTCGGTGAAAGTCCTGCAAGCCACCCTCTGGTACATGAACGGTCGCCACGAGGACATCAAAATCGAAAAACCGGAAACCTCCGACACTGACGGGCGTTTTGCCTTTGAGTTGCGCACGGACGAAGACTGGGCCTCGCAGAATCTGCTGGCCGTCGAAGTCCAGGGCCCTGAAGCCGGTGCCGCGCCACAAAAAGTCGAAGCGAAAATCTGCAAACGCAACGTATTCCCGGGCGCTGGGCAACGTACCGCTCAAGCCGGGCAATGA
- a CDS encoding mannuronate-specific alginate lyase: MTLHTRTLKKLLAPSLLTLAMFAGATQAAAPLRPPQGYFAPIEKVKTGDNSEGCDAMPTPYTGSLQFRSKYEGSDKARSTLNKQSEKAFRDTTADITKIERGTSKRVMQYMRDGRPEQLECTLNWLTAWAKADALMSKDFNHTGKSMRKWALGSMASAYIRLKFSDSHPLANHQQESQLIEAWFSKMADQVVSDWDNLPLEKTNNHSYWSAWSVMATSIATNRRDLFDWSVKEYKVGANQVDAQGFLPNELKRQQRALAYHNYALPPLSMIASFALVNGVDLRQENNGALKRLGDRVLSGVKDPDEFEKKNGKEQDMTDLKVDSKFAWLEPFCSLYTCPPDVLEMKHDMQPFKTFRLGGDLTKVYDPANEKGKKGS; encoded by the coding sequence ATGACATTGCACACCCGCACTTTGAAAAAGTTACTCGCCCCTTCGTTGCTGACGCTGGCGATGTTCGCCGGCGCCACGCAGGCCGCCGCGCCACTGCGTCCGCCACAGGGTTATTTCGCACCGATCGAAAAAGTCAAAACCGGCGACAACAGCGAAGGCTGTGACGCGATGCCGACGCCGTACACCGGCTCGCTGCAATTTCGCAGCAAGTACGAAGGCTCCGACAAGGCGCGTTCGACCCTGAACAAGCAGTCGGAAAAAGCTTTCCGCGACACCACTGCCGACATCACCAAGATTGAGCGCGGCACCAGCAAGCGCGTGATGCAGTACATGCGCGACGGTCGTCCGGAACAACTCGAATGCACGCTCAACTGGCTGACGGCCTGGGCCAAGGCAGATGCGTTGATGTCCAAGGACTTCAACCACACCGGCAAGTCGATGCGCAAATGGGCATTGGGCAGCATGGCGTCGGCGTACATCCGCCTGAAGTTCTCCGACTCGCACCCGTTGGCCAACCACCAGCAAGAGTCGCAGCTGATCGAAGCCTGGTTCAGCAAAATGGCCGATCAAGTGGTCAGCGATTGGGACAATTTGCCGCTGGAAAAAACCAACAATCACTCGTACTGGTCCGCCTGGTCGGTGATGGCAACGTCCATCGCCACCAACCGCCGCGACCTGTTCGACTGGTCGGTGAAGGAATACAAAGTCGGCGCCAATCAAGTTGATGCGCAAGGCTTCCTGCCAAACGAATTGAAGCGTCAGCAACGCGCCCTCGCCTATCACAACTACGCCCTGCCGCCACTGTCGATGATCGCCAGTTTTGCCTTGGTCAACGGTGTCGATCTGCGTCAGGAAAACAACGGCGCGCTGAAACGCCTGGGTGATCGCGTGCTGTCCGGGGTGAAAGATCCGGATGAATTCGAGAAGAAGAATGGCAAGGAACAGGACATGACCGACCTCAAGGTCGACTCGAAATTTGCCTGGCTCGAACCGTTCTGCTCGCTCTACACCTGCCCGCCGGACGTGCTTGAAATGAAGCACGACATGCAGCCGTTCAAGACCTTCCGCCTCGGCGGCGACTTGACCAAGGTCTACGACCCGGCCAACGAAAAAGGCAAAAAAGGCTCCTAG
- a CDS encoding MBOAT family O-acyltransferase produces MVFSSNVFLFLFLPIFLGMYYLSGIRYRNLLLLIASYVFYAWWRVDFLALFAAVTLWNYWIGLKVGAAGVRTKPAQRWLLLGVAVDLCILGYFKYANFGVDSINAMMTSVGLSPFILTHVLLPIGISFYIFESISYIIDVYRGDTPATRNLIDFAAFVAIFPHLIAGPVLRFRDLADQFNNRTHTLDKFSEGATRFMQGFIKKVFIADTLAVVADHCFALQNPTTGDAWLGALAYTAQLYFDFSGYSDMAIGLGLMMGFRFMENFKQPYISQSITEFWRRWHISLSTWLRDYLYITLGGNRKGTLMTYRNLFLTMLLGGLWHGANITYIVWGAWHGMWLAIEKALGLNTSPRSINPIRWALTFLLVVMGWVIFRSENLHVAGRMYHAMFSFGEWSLSELNQASLTGLQVATLVVAYMTLAFFGIRDFYANLPPEKAKPAVNVEADGPASATPGMIKAVPGDNPGAIHEPGYTVGTEATVQPAYWTADWSRYVMRTLVLALFIASIFKLSAQSFSPFLYFQF; encoded by the coding sequence ATGGTATTTTCGTCCAATGTGTTCCTGTTTTTGTTCTTGCCGATCTTTCTCGGCATGTACTACTTGAGCGGGATTCGCTATCGCAACCTGCTGCTGCTGATCGCCAGTTATGTGTTTTATGCCTGGTGGCGCGTGGACTTCCTTGCGCTGTTCGCGGCCGTCACGCTGTGGAACTACTGGATTGGCCTGAAGGTAGGCGCCGCCGGCGTTCGGACCAAACCGGCCCAACGCTGGTTGCTCCTGGGCGTGGCCGTCGACCTGTGCATTCTCGGCTACTTCAAGTACGCCAACTTCGGCGTCGACAGCATCAACGCGATGATGACCTCGGTCGGTCTGTCGCCGTTCATCCTGACCCACGTGCTGTTGCCGATCGGGATCTCGTTCTACATCTTCGAGTCCATCAGCTACATCATCGACGTCTACCGTGGTGACACCCCGGCAACGCGCAACCTGATCGACTTCGCTGCATTCGTCGCGATCTTCCCGCACTTGATCGCCGGCCCGGTGTTGCGTTTCCGCGACCTCGCCGACCAGTTCAACAACCGCACCCACACCCTCGACAAGTTCTCCGAAGGTGCCACGCGGTTCATGCAGGGTTTCATCAAGAAGGTGTTCATTGCCGACACCCTCGCGGTGGTCGCCGACCATTGTTTTGCCTTGCAGAACCCGACCACCGGCGATGCCTGGCTGGGCGCCCTGGCCTACACCGCGCAACTGTATTTCGACTTCTCCGGCTACAGCGACATGGCCATCGGTCTGGGCTTGATGATGGGTTTCCGCTTCATGGAAAACTTCAAACAGCCGTACATCAGCCAGTCGATCACCGAGTTCTGGCGTCGCTGGCACATCAGCCTGTCGACCTGGCTGCGTGACTACCTGTACATCACGCTGGGCGGTAACCGCAAAGGCACGTTGATGACCTATCGCAACCTGTTCCTGACCATGCTGCTCGGTGGTCTGTGGCACGGCGCGAACATCACCTACATCGTCTGGGGTGCATGGCACGGCATGTGGCTGGCGATCGAAAAGGCCCTGGGCCTGAACACTTCGCCACGCAGCATCAACCCGATCCGCTGGGCGCTGACGTTCCTGCTGGTGGTGATGGGCTGGGTGATCTTCCGCTCGGAAAACCTCCACGTCGCCGGTCGCATGTACCACGCCATGTTCAGCTTCGGTGAATGGTCGTTGTCGGAACTCAACCAGGCCAGCCTCACCGGCTTGCAAGTGGCCACTCTGGTCGTCGCTTACATGACCCTGGCGTTCTTCGGCATTCGTGATTTCTACGCCAACCTGCCGCCAGAAAAGGCCAAGCCTGCGGTCAACGTCGAGGCCGATGGCCCGGCATCCGCGACCCCGGGAATGATCAAAGCGGTACCGGGCGACAACCCTGGCGCGATTCACGAACCGGGCTACACCGTCGGTACTGAAGCGACTGTGCAACCGGCCTACTGGACCGCTGACTGGTCCCGCTACGTGATGCGCACGTTGGTATTGGCGTTGTTCATTGCCTCGATTTTCAAACTCTCGGCGCAAAGCTTCTCGCCGTTCCTTTACTTCCAGTTCTGA